In Jaculus jaculus isolate mJacJac1 chromosome 23, mJacJac1.mat.Y.cur, whole genome shotgun sequence, the following proteins share a genomic window:
- the Tas2r13 gene encoding LOW QUALITY PROTEIN: taste receptor type 2 member 13 (The sequence of the model RefSeq protein was modified relative to this genomic sequence to represent the inferred CDS: inserted 1 base in 1 codon), translated as MQRVISVVMVAEFLLGNLSNGFIELINCTDTVSKRKFATIDQIIVSLAISRIGLIWEMVASWFKIVCHSFSFMAGTELRILIYAWILANHFGLWXATILSIFYLLKIANFSWPIFLYLNWRVKKVLLTILLGSLVLLLLNLTQVSKHMEDWLIEYERNMTWNSRVSDFSRFSGKAIFTMAMFTVIPFTVAVVSFSLLIFSLWKHLQQMWLGDKELRDSRIKAHINSLKNMISFLVLYATYFTSFLISWLSKMHQNQIACRLCITIELLSNSTYSWVLIFGNSKLRQACHSTLKQLRYIIKHKKLIIP; from the exons ATGCAGAGGGTCATCTCTGTAGTCATGGTTGCTGAGTTCCTACTCGGGAATCTGAGCAATGGGTTCATAGAACTGATAAACTGCACTGACACAGTCAGTAAAAGAAAGTTCGCCACTATTGACCAAATAATTGTCTCCTTGGCCATTTCCAGAATTGGTTTGATATGGGAAATGGTAGCCAGTTGGTTTAAGATTGTGTGTCACTCATTTTCATTTATGGCTGGAACAGAATTAAGAATtcttatttatg CCTGGATACTTGCCAATCATTTCGGCCTCT TGGCTACCATCCTCAGCATCTTTTATTTGCTCAAAATAGCCAATTTCTCCTGGCCTATTTTCCTCTATCTCAACTGGAGAGTAAAGAAAGTGCTTCTGACGATCCTGCTGGGAAGCTTGGTCCTGCTGCTGTTAAATCTGACACAAGTAAGCAAACATATGGAAGACTGGCTGATTGAATATGAGAGAAACATGACTTGGAATTCCAGAGTGAGTGACTTTTCAAGATTCTCAGGGAAGGCCATATTCACCATGGCCATGTTTACTGTAATTCCGTTCACTGTGGCTgtggtctccttctccctgctCATCTTCTCCCTGTGGAAACATCTCCAGCAGATGTGGCTTGGTGACAAAGAACTCAGAGACTCTAGGATCAAGGCCCACATAAATTCCTTGAAGAACATGATCTCATTTCTGGTCCTTTACGCTACTTACTTCACTTCCTTTTTGATATCATGGCTTTCTAAGATGCACCAGAATCAAATAGCATGCAGGCTTTGTATCACCATTGAGCTCTTATCCAATTCAACATACTCATGGGTCCTGATTTTTGGAAACTCTAAGTTAAGACAGGCCTGTCATTCCACACTGAAGCAGCTGAGATATATAATAAAGCATAAGAAACTCATAATTCCATAA